The nucleotide window ttAATAATGTGGCATTTTCTGATTGGGTGTAaattaagttttttttcttttctttttgagaatgttattttattttgtttgcttaatagattttaaaatagttttttcttttttctttttaactcAAAATGATATAtatccttttttttatttgtcaGCCGCGAGTGCATTGCACACACTTTGTAAGTTTGGCTAATTGTCAAAAAAGAGCCTAATTGGAACAAATTTAGTATAATATAAGTGCTCAACAGGAACAACCTTCAATTTAGATGTCTAAATGAAAAATGATGTCAACTTTAAGTGTCTCTGGATGTACTCCGCCTTAAAAGTATTACATATGATAAATTATACATACATTCTGAATCCACCGACTCCAAATTTTGAATTTGCCTATGTATCTCCAGGGCCGTACGGGGCAGCAATAGCAGAAGAAGGGACCTGCACAGGTACAATGGTCAATGCAAGGCGACGAACCCAATTGACCAGTGCTGGCGGTGCGATCCAAACTGGGCTCGAAACCGCATGAAACTAGCAGATTGCGTCCTTGGCTTTGGCCGCAAGACAACCGGAGGCAAAGGTGGAAAAATCTACGTAGTAACTGACAATTCCGACAGCGATTTAGTTAATCCCAAGCCTGGAACTTTACGCCACGCCGTGATACAGCCGCAGCCACTTTGGATTATATTTGCCAAGAACATGGTAATTAGGCTAAACGAGGAGCTTATTATGACCAGCAACAAGACAATTGACGCCCGAGGAAAGCAAGTGCACATTGCTCATGGTGGTGGCCTTATGTTACAGTTCATACACAATGTTATAATTAGTAACCTTCGCATTCATGATACTAAGGCTGGTAATGGTGGCCTAATTAGAGACTCCGTCGACCATTACGGTTATCGAACGAAAAGTGATGGCGATGGTATTTCAATCTTTGGATCCACAAATGTTTGGATTGATCACGTCTCAATGTCCAATTGTCAGGATGGTCTCATTGATGCTGTTGAGGCTTCCACTGCCATTACTATTTCCAACAGCCATTTCACTAAACATAATGAAGTAAATATTTAGCTTAATTATTCCAAGTTTTCTCCATACCTGATTTTGCTTTCTAATTAATGAGAATACAGAAGACAAACATTtgatttatttgcttaaatttttGTAGGTCATGTTGTTTGGAGCCAGTGATAGCTCCTCAAGGGACTCTATTATGCAAATAACACTTGCTTTCAATCACTTTGGACAAGGGTTGATGCAGAGGATGCCAAGAGTGAGATGGGGATTTGTTCATGCTGTCAACAATGATTACACACATTGGCTAATGTATGCTATTGGAGGAAGCATGCATCCTACCATACTTAGCCAGGGAAATCGTTTCATCGCTCCCCCTAATCCAAACGCCAAAGAGGTAAATGCAAAACTATTGATTTTCGGAAAATCCACTTTGTTCCATTTTGTATAACAGCCTTTCTTTTGGTACTTTCCAAAAGTCTTTGTTATCTTCCTTAAATTtgtcatataaaataaaatggaTCAAGAGACTAGCAGATTTGGAACAGGTCTAATAGAACTGACGCTCaaacttttttccttttatgtGTAGGTGACAAAAAGGGATTATGCACCTGAGAGCGTGTGGAAGAATTGGGTATGGAAATCACAGGGAGATCTTATGATGAACGGGGCGTTCTTTGTAGAATCTGGAAATCCAAATCATGCATTCTTGAGGAGTCCTGATATGATCAGCTCCAAGCCAGGATCATTTGTGAGCAGCCTGACACGATTTTCAGGCTCTCTGAACTGCATTGAGGGGAAGCCTTGTTAGAGCAATTCAACCTCAATAAATAAGCTCAAAAAAACAGTAGCTGAAAAGTGTAGTAGATCTGCTCCCTTTCTCCTCTTATTTACCAAGCTGGTAATGGACGGAGGAGAATGAGTGTGAGTAAATTTGGGAAAGTTTTCATGTTCTGGAATTGTACACAGGTTTCTGAAAGTTTTTCAGATTATTTTGTTTTTTTCCATGTATTAATGTAGTAGTGAATTATTAAATAAAAACGTTTTTACTATTAATCATGGGAGTATTATTTTCCATGACTATGAACATTCAAAATGTAACTGTTCCAAGCAAAGACTCAGCTTTTCTTGTTCATTGATGGGTAAAAAGTTAGAGGTTGCTTCCTTTGTTAGTGTTCTACAACTATAAATGTGCATGAGCAAACTCCTTATTGCAAAAACCTCACCAGAGAAACAATTGACGATGAAGAGAGAACCTGCACACTGCGATATCTATGTGCTTCAGTGGATGTTTCACTGCAGAAAGTTCTCTACAACTCACTGAATCACGAAAATAAAGCGATGCAAAATTTGCTCTGAAGCACCTCACGTTGATTAATAAGTGAAGAGACTTACCTTTCCGTCAAAATCATCCGAAGACTGTGCCAGAAGTTAAATGTCATGGAAGCAATACTAAACTCAGGAGGGGAACCAACATTAAGTAATATATGTACAGTCAGTCATTGACTCATGTATTGAAGCAGAGTAATAGAAGCGCCTTGAACTCTTTCGTTACTACAGACAACTAGAAGATGGTAACGTCGCTTATTTCTGTTTTTCAGTTAGTATATCAGTGGCAGAGGTGACTGCACCTCAATATTATTAGATCTTGAACAGTTTCCAGCAGGAGTTTTGAGAATAAGGCCAATACTGATCGCATCCCAACACAACATGCATACTTGAAAGAAACAAAGTACAACAACTAATGGGAGTATCTTTTGTCCAGTTATATGAAGCCAGCAAGAAAGATACATCAATCTTCTGAATGTAAATGACAGgctataattattttataaaaagaaCAGTAACTTTTATGGTAATTCAAGAACATTAGCTTAACAAGTAGAATAAAAAAGGATGAGTCTGACTCAATACAGAGTTGGTGTGACCCAAGTTGGAGGACCAGAACGACTGAGGGAAACACCGTTGTAATGCGGCTGGATGCTTCCATCTGCTAAGTTGAACACCCCCATGTccatgttgcggaagccaaatgtatatagtgtgaataagtcacaactactataccaaaaattatgatagccaccaaataataaataagacaataaaacaacaataaagggaacaccagaatttacgaggttcggctaattttgcctactcctcggacacaaccaatattttatttcactccaaaaatataagtgaaataatactaaagagagaagatacaaatgccttaaacagatgagaaggcaaatgagaggtgtgtttcaatcctaaacattaggccttcttttataggggaaaaatccccccaaacttaactcccaaccaatgtgggactttggcattttgccaaacttcaacaaatctccaccttggcaaaattccacattttcaattctctctcaataacaaattttggttgtgtcttcatcttcaatcttcagtgttcaacaatgttgatcaaatccaaacaatgttgaaacttgaccgcagtcaccacctttgtcagcatatcagcaggattctctgtagtatgaattt belongs to Nicotiana tabacum cultivar K326 chromosome 6, ASM71507v2, whole genome shotgun sequence and includes:
- the LOC107814717 gene encoding putative pectate lyase P59 — protein: MEFTKNNLFLFVMVVLVLSIEAHIGEFDEVWRKRAEKAKKAARHAYHPNPKIVADHLNNQVDKAVRGSNSRRRDLHRYNGQCKATNPIDQCWRCDPNWARNRMKLADCVLGFGRKTTGGKGGKIYVVTDNSDSDLVNPKPGTLRHAVIQPQPLWIIFAKNMVIRLNEELIMTSNKTIDARGKQVHIAHGGGLMLQFIHNVIISNLRIHDTKAGNGGLIRDSVDHYGYRTKSDGDGISIFGSTNVWIDHVSMSNCQDGLIDAVEASTAITISNSHFTKHNEVMLFGASDSSSRDSIMQITLAFNHFGQGLMQRMPRVRWGFVHAVNNDYTHWLMYAIGGSMHPTILSQGNRFIAPPNPNAKEVTKRDYAPESVWKNWVWKSQGDLMMNGAFFVESGNPNHAFLRSPDMISSKPGSFVSSLTRFSGSLNCIEGKPC